A window of Castanea sativa cultivar Marrone di Chiusa Pesio chromosome 1, ASM4071231v1 contains these coding sequences:
- the LOC142622560 gene encoding putative protein phosphatase 2C 59 — protein sequence MGYLNSVLSSSSQVHAEDAPVSGGGLSQNGRFSYGYASSPGKRSSMEDFYETRIDGVEGEIVGLFGVFDGHGGARAAEYVKHNLFSNLIKHPKFISDTKSAIADAYNHTDSEFLKSENSQNRDAGSTASTAILVGDRLLVANVGDSRAVICRGGNAIAVSRDHKPDQTDERQRIEDAGGFVMWAGTWRVGGVLAVSRAFGDRLLKQYVVADPEIQEEKIDSSLEFLILASDGLWDVVTNEEAVAMVQPIDEPEQAAKRLMHEAYQRGSADNITIVVVRFLANQGGSSHSSSV from the exons ATGGGTTATCTCAATTCTGTTTTGTCGTCTTCAAGCCAGGTTCATGCCGAAGATGCACCCGTTAGCGGCGGCGGCCtcag TCAGAATGGAAGGTTCAGCTATGGATATGCAAGCTCTCCAGGGAAAAGGTCTTCAATGGAAGATTTTTATGAGACACGAATTGATGGTGTTGAAGGGGAGATAGTTGGTTTGTTTGGAGTCTTTGatg GTCATGGAGGGGCCCGAGCTGCTGAATATGTCAAACACAACCTTTTCAGTAATTTGATCAAGCATCCAAAGTTTATTTCCGATACCAAATCAGCTATAG CTGATGCATACAATCATACAGACTCTGAGTTTCTGAAATCGGAAAATAGTCAGAACAGAGACGCTGGATCAACTGCTTCCACTGCCATCCTAGTTGGTGACCGTTTGCTTGTTGCAAATGTTGGAGATTCCAGGGCGGTTATATGCAGGGGTGGTAATG CTATTGCTGTTTCCCGAGATCACAAGCCAGACCAAACTGATGAGCGACAACGGATTGAGGATGCTGGTGGATTTGTAATGTGGGCCG GAACTTGGAGGGTTGGAGGAGTTCTTGCTGTTTCTCGTGCATTTGGTGATAGGCTTCTGAAGCAATACGTTGTTGCTGATCCAGAAATTCAG GAGGAAAAGATTGACAGCTCCCTTGAGTTTCTTATCCTTGCTAGTGATGGATTGTGGGATGTTGTCACAAATGAG gAGGCTGTTGCTATGGTTCAGCCAATTGATGAGCCGGAACAGGCTGCAAAGAGGTTGATGCATGAAGCATATCAAAGAGGTAGTGCAGATAATATTACTATCGTTGTTGTCCGTTTCTTGGCCAATCAGGGAGGTTCCTCTCACAGCAGCTCTGTCTAA
- the LOC142621864 gene encoding putative mitochondrial protein AtMg00310 — protein sequence MRWNQLCDPKAKGGVGFRDINAFNLEILAKQAWCLIHHQHSLMYRVYKAHYFPTCSFLEANLGSNPSYVWRSLLQTRDIILEGSVWKVGDGATIEIENHQWLPKLPCFLRDGSRPRMVGELVYEVARQWDREKIAYWFEPHTCSDILRITLNNMHAKDALTWKEDKSKLFIVKRRTRLR from the coding sequence ATGAGGTGGAATCAACTATGTGATCCGAAGGCAAAAGGTGGAGTTGGGTTTAGAGATATTAATGCCTTTAACCTAGAGATACTTGCAAAACAAGCATGGTGCCTGATCCATCATCAACACTCCCTGATGTACAGGGTTTACAAAGCACATTACTTCCCTACATGCTCCTTCTTGGAGGCAAACTTAGGTAGCAACCCATCCTACGTATGGAGAAGCTTATTACAGACCAGAGATATTATACTGGAAGGCTCGGTGTGGAAGGTGGGAGATGGTGCCACGATTGAGATTGAAAACCATCAGTGGCTGCCTAAACTTCCATGTTTTCTGAGAGATGGATCTAGACCACGTATGGTGGGGGAGTTGGTGTATGAAGTAGCTAGACAATGGGACCGTGAAAAGATTGCCTATTGGTTTGAGCCCCACACATGCAGTGATATTTTACGTATCACCTTGAATAACATGCATGCAAAAGATGCTCTGACATGGAAGGAGGACAAGAGCAAGTTGTTCATTGTAAAAAGGCGTACAAGGCTGCGTTGA